The region AACCGGTGCGGGCCGCAGCTGAAGCATCGCAGGCCGAGGAAGCCCGGCCGGATCGAGCATCCGCTCCACGCGCACCGGCTCGATGACCGCCTGTGGCCGCTCGACCTGCGCGGCGATGCGGCCCGGCAGCACCGGATGCAGGTGCGCGCCCTCTAGGTCGGTACGAACCTGCTCCAACGCGGCATCCGCCGCCACGACGGCCCGCTGGACGTCCACCGCCGCCTCGTCCACCGCCGCCGCAGCACTCTGCTCGGCCGCCCGTGCGGCCCCGGCCGCCCCGAACGCAGCGTCCGCCACCTCGCCCAGCGCCTCCAACCTCCCCTGGCGCTCGTCCAGTTCCCGCGCGTCCTGGTAGGCGCGGGACTCCTTGATTCCGGCGATCGTGGCCTGCAACTCCTCGCAGTAGGCGTTCAGCTCCTCCTGCCGTTGCCGCGCGTGAGCGGCCTGATCGGCAAGCTCCCGGCCCTCCTGCCCGTGCTGCTGCTCCTGCTGTCCGGCCGTGCGGGCCTCCTGCGCGGCCCTGCGGGTCCTGGCCGCGTGGTCCCGCATCACAGCGGTGGCGTAGCGCCGGTACACGGCCGCGAACGCGCTCACTTGCCGACACGCCAGCTCCAGCCGTTCCTGGGCCTTGCGGGTCTCGTTCAACCCGTCCAGCTTCTCCCCGGCCGCGGCCAACGCCTTGCCCGCCAGTGGGGGCAACGCATCGGCCAAGATGGCAGGCAGGCCGCCCTCGTCGATCCGGTTGCCCACGTCCGGGGCCCGCAGCGTGTGCAGCAACTGCAGCAGCCCGGAGAACCGTTCGCGCCCGCTGGCCCCAGGCAGCCCGAACACCTGCGCAGCGACCCGTTCGCGGTGCACTTCGGGCGAGGTCGTGATCCGCTCCTCGCCCACCAACTGGGTGAGCTGGTGCACCGACAGCGGAGCCCGGTCGCGGTCCATGAGCCCCAGGCCGTCATCCACGCGCAGCGGCGTCATGAAGTACCACGCCTTCGCCTCGCCGCTACTGCGGGAGAACCGCACCGCGGCCCCGACCGTCAGGTACTCCCACACCGGGGCCGCAGCACGAACCCCACCACCGTCGGCGGGGGCGCAGCGGGCCAGCTCCAGCCACACGTAGCCCAGACGGACATTCGCGTCCTGCGCGCCGGCCCGCATCAGGTCCTCCAACCGGACCTTGCCCGCGCCGCTGGCGTCCATCCGCCGCCGATCCGCGTCCAGCACGAACGGCAGCAGCATCTCCAGGGCGCGACTTTTACCCGACCCGTTGGTGCCGCGCAGGATCAGCCGCCCGCCCGACATCTCGAACCGCTGGTCGAAGTAGTACCAGACGTTCAAGATCCCGCCCCGGGCCAGATGCCAGCGCTGCGCATGATGCACTGGCACCGTCCCCGACACCTGACCACGCGGCAAAGGCAGCGCCACCGTCCCGCTCACAGCAGTCCCTCCTGTTCGTACCCCGCCGACTCACCGACCGGTTTGCCCGCACGTTTGGCCCGGGCCACCGCGCTCGGCTGCGGCCGGTACCGTGCCGCAGCCGGATGCAGCAGCAGAGCCTGGGGCGTGGCCCTCGCCAGCGACACCGACTCCAGAAGCGACACCACCTCCCGCCGCAACCTGGCCGGATCACCCACGAAGTCCACGGCCCACGCACGCCCGTACCGGTCCACCAACTCCGCCAACGCCTCATCCACCGTTGCCCACACACAGAACAAGGACGGCACCAGCCCCCCGCCGACCTCGGCCTGCTGGCCGGCCTTCGGACGCGCGGCATTGATCAGCGCGTCGATCAGTAGCAACGCGGCCTGCCGCACCGTGCCCGCCCCGGGAAACTCCACATCGCTCAGCGCGCCGTCCAAGTCGAACGCCAACGCACCCTCCAGACGCACCTCCACACCCAGCCCGAAGTTCTCCTCCAACTGCCGCACCACATCGCCCCGGTCCCGGTACAGCACCTCCTCCTCAGCCGCGCTCAGCTCTTCCCGGCGCGCCAACGGGTTCTCCACCAGCCGCCGCCTCAACGACTGCCGCGGCTCCACCACTACCGGCACCGCCTGCTGCCACAACTCCTCCACCTGCCGCAAATCCACCGGCAGCCGCCTGGCCAGCAGATGAGGAAGTACCGCCCGGTTGACTGTCAGCAGCGCCTCCTCGTCCCGCTCACGCCACTCCTCCACCGTCCCGTCCGTCTCAGCCAGCACCCCCCACTCCACCAGCAGCTCCAGCGCCGCGCACACCCGCCGCAGCCCCGCCTGATCCTCACCCAGCACCACCCCAGCCGCGACAGCGTCCGCCCGGAGCTGCTCCACCAACTCGGAGATCAGGATCTGTCCACCGGTCCCAGGCGCTAGCAACGCAGCGCACGCCAGACAAAGCACCGCCAACCCCAGCCCGTCCAGCACCGCCTTCCGGGACACCTGCACCGCACGTACCGGCCCACCATCACCCACCGGTGCCTTCACCAAGCGTGCGAACCCCGACTCCACCACCAGTTGATAGCCCAGCATCCTGGTGAACATCGCGGTGAGCGCCACATGATGACGGTGGACCAGCGCCAGCTCACGGGACTGCCCCAGCGCAGTCAACAACGGCCTCGCCAGCAGTGCCCGTGCTGCCTGCCGCCGCTCGGCCGCCTCGTGCGCCGCCGTCGAGGGAATCCGCACCTTCGCCGCCTTGAACCCGCTCACACCGCACCTCCGTATTCCTCTGCACGACGATCGTCGCCATCCCGACGCGTCCATCCGGCCACCTCCGGCATCACCGACTCGCCATCGGCCACCACGCGCACCGACAGCACCAGCCCGTCGACAAGCGCCGAACCGCCTTCCCACGACACCACGGTCGACCGACCTTCCTCCCACAGCGCCACCAGCACGACACCCAGATCCCGGTCCACGAAGCTGGCCTGCCCGTCAGCAGCGGTGTGCCGCGCCAGCAAACTGCCCAGCAGCGGCAACCACACCTGCCAAAACGCTGCCGGCGACACCTCGCAGCCATCCAGATTCCCCGCGGCCAGCAACTCCGCCACCGCGGCCCGCCTGCCAGCCTCCTCCTGCGCCGCCAGAGCCAGCTGCGACCCCTCATCCACTCCCGGATCGGGCACACGCCCGTTACGGCCCACCGACGCGCGCGTGCCCCGCTCCCGCAACGCCACCGGCACATCCACCGGGGCCGCGTCCCACCACGAGACCCCAGCCGCGGGTCCGACCCCGCCCTCATCAGGCCCAAGCCCCAGATGCCTGGCCGAGAACAGCCCGAACGCCGCCGCGAACCCGCGCTGCGCATCCCCCTCCCGAGCCCCGGCAAGCAGCCCGGCCAGATGCAGCAGGTCCGCACGCCGCGACGCCCCCGTCCCGGCCGACGCCAGCATCCGCTTCGCATTGGTGATCAACTGACCCAGCGCCGAGTCCGCCGCACTGCGCAGCTGCGCCGGCCCCGACGCGCCGCCCGCACCGGTGTACCAGGCGGTCAACTCATCCCAGTCGGCCAACTGCCGGCCCGGAAGCCGTTCGACCGCGGACCCATCGGCGTTCACCAGAGTGGGCAGCGTGTCCAAGACCGCCAGGACCTTCTCCACTAGCGATGCCAGCTGCTCCAGCCGTCCCACGATGCCCGGGGTGTACCGGGCCACATCCGAGCTGATCAGCTCCACGTACTCCAGCAACAGTCCCTTGAACGTGGAGTACTCCTCGCCCGCCAGGTCGTACCGGGTGAGCACGGTGCCCAGGTAGGCGTAGAAGTCCCGGACGCTGTCGGTGAACAGCTGCTGGTTGTTGAAGACGGTGGTGACATCCGCAGCCAGCGCCTCGGCGTCCACCAGGTCCTCGCCGACCACTCGCTCGATGATCTGGTCAAGCAGGACCACCATGCTGCCCAGCAGCTCCCGGGCAACCTCACGCGCACCGTCGCCCATGCGCATGATCTCGCGGACCTGACGGTGCAGCCGAGAACCCCTCGGGGTCACCTGGAACCGCTTCTGGGCATGCTGGTAGGCCACGACCGTCGGCACGTGGGGGTCGCGGGGCGACTTCATCAGGTTCGTCCACACGACCAGCTGCAGGCAGCGCTCCTCGACCGTGTCCAGAGCGATGTCCAAGCCGACATCGAGTATCCGGTTCCGCACATCGAGGGCCGACATGTCAGCCAGCAGCGTCGCGCAGAACACGTCCATCACAGCGATGTACTCGCCATGATGCTCCGTAGTGAGATACCGGTACAGCAGCAGACACTCGGGAGGCACCGGATCGAAGAAACCACGAGCAACGAAAGCCACAGCCAGCCCCACTTTCACACTGCGGGCCGCCGGCTAGCGCGCGGCGAGGGCACACCACGAACCTAGGACCACCTGTCGAGGGCCGCAGACCCGAGTGCGCTAATCAACCGGACCGCAGTCGAAACTGATGCATCGTGACCGCACGAAGGCCAGAAACGGGCCAGCGAAACGGCCGGTAGCGACCGAACAGCCCAATTACCGATGTGGACATCGGACCAGGAAGCGCAGCAGGACGAGCACCTCTACCAGGTGCACTGGCAGCGGCACGCGGACGCGGTCATGCCTGTTGGGACATCCGATAGAGGCCGCGACCATCGGGGAAGCTTCCCAGCGGATGACGGGCCTGGACCCAGCACATGGAGCGTGACAGTTGGCTCTGTTCCGTAGTCCGTGGTGACGGCATGTGACGGGCGTCGGTGACGTTACATGCGAGATGTCAACTCCCTTGCAGGAACAGTGTTCTCGGGACTCTCGGCGCTAGGAGCGTGGGTCAGTAAGAGCAATCAGTGGTGTCGTGACGTATCGGCTTGTCAGGACGTCGGCACCTGGTAGCGGCGCTTGTGGCCGGCCATGTCGATGGACCGGCCCCCGTTGGCTTCGATCACACGCTGGGATGCGGTATTCGTCTCGTCGCAGGTCAACAGCGCGTGCGTGATGCCGAGCGAGCAGGCGAGCGGCAACGCGGCGGCGAGCATCGCGGTCGCATGTCTTTGGCGCCGTGCGCTGGGCCGTACGTCGTAGCCGATGTGTCCGCCGGCCTTCTCCAGTGCCGGAGTCAGCCGGTGGCGGATCGCGAGCCTGCCCAGCATCTGTTCGTCTTCGACTCACCACAACGTCGTCATCGGCACGAACCCGTCCGTCCGCTCGGCTGCCTCGGTTCGCTCGCTCAGCACGCGCGAGACGTAGGTGGTGAAGGCCACGGCGTCGGTCAGGGCCGGTGGATCGACGTCGGTGACGAACCACGGAACCGGGTGGTCGCGGTCTGCGCGGAACTCGGCAAGTGCCGCCAGGAACGACGTCCGCAGCCTGACAGTCGGGGCGATCAGCTCGGGCATCCCATCATCATGATGCCCGCCTGTCTGCCCTGGCCCCAGCTGTTTTCGGTAGATCGCCGGTCTCGCTGCTGAAGGACGGTCTTCGTGATCTGCCATGCGGAATGATGGCGGCATGCATGGTGGCGGGGATGGCTTGTTCGAGATCGCGCCGGTCGAGAGGAAGCAACCGAGGTCTCGATCGGCGGCGGTGGACAAGCGGTTCCGGGCGTTCGACCCGCACCAGGTCCTGCTGCTGCCGCCGTCGCTGGACGACTGGCTTCCCGAGGGGCACCTGGCCCGGTTCGTCGCGGACCTGGTCGACGAGGTGCTCGACCTCTCGCCGGTGCTGGCGGACTACACCGAGAAGCGCGGCTACCCGCCCTACGACCCCCGGCTGATGCTGCGTCTGCTGATCTACGGCTACACCACCGGCGTGCGCTCCTCCCGGGCGATCGAGCGCAAGTGTGTTGATGACGTGGCGTTCCGGTGCACACCTGAGGCATGTCGACGGCGGAGAACTGGGCGAACAACGAGTCCCAGCGGCCCGGCAGCAGGCTGCTGACGTACAACGCGCTGGGGTCGACGACGACCGGGCCGTCCAGGGCCGCGGCCGCGGCGTCCCGCTCCGACGCGGTGACCGTCGGGTCGGTGCTGCAGGCGGGAATGAGGCCGGCGCCGCGCTGGACCAAGGAAAGCATGTAGGGGCGCTGGATGGTGCTCGCGATCAGCCCGAGCGCCGCGTCGCCGTCGCGGACGGCCTGGCAGATCTCCTCGTGGGTCTCACTCAGGTCAGCCTGGTCCGACAGGATCGCCCGTAAGGCGGCCGGGCCGGGGATCCCGGCCACGGTCCTCGGGCTGTCCCCGGGATGGCGCTCCTGAAAGGCGGCGGTCGCCCTGGCAGCGCGGGAACGCAGCTCGCTGAGCTCGTCCGGCGAGGGATGGGGCGCCCACGGGGAGCCGAAGCGTGCGCTGTCGGGATCGTGCGCAACGGCCAGGGCCAGGTCGACGGCGTCCAGCGCGCGGGCGACGACCAGAGAGTCGTCGGCGAACCGGTCGCACAGGTCCAACATCGCGTGGGCGCCGCGCGGCGTCCACGGTTGCCGGGCTGTCAGCGGAATCCAGATCAGGGCCTCCATCCGCTGCGTGGGCGCGACCTGGTACCGCTCGCACACCTTCCACGCCTCGTCCCACAGACGCAGGTTGTACAGCGCGCCGATCCGGCACCACACGAAGTCGTCGGTCAGCGGCTCGATGCCGGCCAGGGCCGCGGGCCCAGCGCCGGGGTGGGCGCGGGCGATCTCGTCCAGGCCGCTCAGGGCGTGCTCGGCGGCACCACTCAAGTCGGCCTCCGTGTTGGCCTGGCGGATCAGGCCGTGCAGAAGCCGCAGCCGGATCTGGTGGGGTGTGCTGGACCGAGTGAGCAGCCGCAACGCCTGGGCGCGGGCGGCCTGGTGGTCGTTCGCGCGGCGCAGCACGTCGAGCGCGGCCAGTTCCAGGTGCGGGTCGGAAAGACGGGCGGCGCCCTCCTGCAGGATGGCCGCGGCCTCATCCGGGTTGCCGTCGGCTTCCGTGATGTCGGCCAGGCACAGCACCGCGTGCACACTGGAACGCAGGTACGGGCGCAGGAACCGCACCGCGTCGGCCGAGTCGCCGCGCTGGTGGTGGGCCTTGGCTGCCATCACCGCGTAGACGTCCTCGCGCACCGTGCCGGCGGCCCGCAACTCCTCCAGCTCCGCCACCGGCCACTGGCCCAGGTCGGTCAACTGCTGCACGGCCACGAACCGCAGCTCGTCCGTGGTCGCCGCCCGTAGCGCCTCCTGCCACACCGGAATCTGCTTCTCGACCGGTGCGTTGGTGGCCGTGACCCGCATGGCGGCGAGCTCGGGGCCGTGCACCGGGGAGGTCGTGGTCGAGCGCTCCGCGAGCGCGTCGCCGAGTTCGATCCGGCCGTCGCGGTAGGCGATGCGGGCGGCGAGCGCGGCCAGGTGCGGCGCCACCGCCTCCCGCTCGGTGGCCTCCCCGTCGGGCTCGGGCAGGGCAACAGCGAGGGCTGCGTCGACGTCCGGGAGCAGGATCCGCGCGCGCAGCAGCACCTCGGCGGCCACCTCGCTGGGACCGGCCCAGCGGCGGCGGTCCGCCCGCGCTTCTTCCGCCAGCCGCACGGCGCGCCGCAGATCGGCGTCGCGACTGGCCGAGGCATGGGTGTTGAGCCGCTCCAGCAGGACCTGGGCCACGTGGACCTGAGCCGTCGCGCTGCCCGGACACAGATCCAGCGCAGCCTGGTAGTGCTCC is a window of Kitasatospora kifunensis DNA encoding:
- a CDS encoding TIGR02678 family protein; this translates as MSGFKAAKVRIPSTAAHEAAERRQAARALLARPLLTALGQSRELALVHRHHVALTAMFTRMLGYQLVVESGFARLVKAPVGDGGPVRAVQVSRKAVLDGLGLAVLCLACAALLAPGTGGQILISELVEQLRADAVAAGVVLGEDQAGLRRVCAALELLVEWGVLAETDGTVEEWRERDEEALLTVNRAVLPHLLARRLPVDLRQVEELWQQAVPVVVEPRQSLRRRLVENPLARREELSAAEEEVLYRDRGDVVRQLEENFGLGVEVRLEGALAFDLDGALSDVEFPGAGTVRQAALLLIDALINAARPKAGQQAEVGGGLVPSLFCVWATVDEALAELVDRYGRAWAVDFVGDPARLRREVVSLLESVSLARATPQALLLHPAAARYRPQPSAVARAKRAGKPVGESAGYEQEGLL
- a CDS encoding GNAT family N-acetyltransferase, which translates into the protein MLGRLAIRHRLTPALEKAGGHIGYDVRPSARRQRHATAMLAAALPLACSLGITHALLTCDETNTASQRVIEANGGRSIDMAGHKRRYQVPTS
- a CDS encoding DUF2397 domain-containing protein, giving the protein MAFVARGFFDPVPPECLLLYRYLTTEHHGEYIAVMDVFCATLLADMSALDVRNRILDVGLDIALDTVEERCLQLVVWTNLMKSPRDPHVPTVVAYQHAQKRFQVTPRGSRLHRQVREIMRMGDGAREVARELLGSMVVLLDQIIERVVGEDLVDAEALAADVTTVFNNQQLFTDSVRDFYAYLGTVLTRYDLAGEEYSTFKGLLLEYVELISSDVARYTPGIVGRLEQLASLVEKVLAVLDTLPTLVNADGSAVERLPGRQLADWDELTAWYTGAGGASGPAQLRSAADSALGQLITNAKRMLASAGTGASRRADLLHLAGLLAGAREGDAQRGFAAAFGLFSARHLGLGPDEGGVGPAAGVSWWDAAPVDVPVALRERGTRASVGRNGRVPDPGVDEGSQLALAAQEEAGRRAAVAELLAAGNLDGCEVSPAAFWQVWLPLLGSLLARHTAADGQASFVDRDLGVVLVALWEEGRSTVVSWEGGSALVDGLVLSVRVVADGESVMPEVAGWTRRDGDDRRAEEYGGAV